Proteins encoded within one genomic window of Desulfofalx alkaliphila DSM 12257:
- a CDS encoding DUF1848 domain-containing protein: MASNKWEIIDIDTKEGRVKGVAPVIISASRSTDIPAFYSEWFINRLREGYVKWVNPFNRKPQYISFDKARLIVFWTKDAQPIIAHLKEINDIGINYYFLFTLNDYEREGLEPKVRRLDKRIDTFKYLSEEIGKDKVVWRFDPLILTDKITVEVLLDKIYKVGNQIADYTNKLVISFVDISAYRRVESNLNKNGINYKEFIQETMEAIAEGLNEINRSWGLEIATCSEDIDLSRYNIKKNKCIDDDLMIKVFSQDKKLMNFLGYNNSDVDSNFKEITLFDLIEEEDKKILERSTNNSFDKSRKLKDKGQRESCGCIISKDIGQYDTCSHQCIYCYANSSPQIGSNNYYKYLKTDRNGESILL; this comes from the coding sequence ATGGCTTCAAATAAGTGGGAAATAATAGATATTGATACCAAAGAAGGTAGAGTAAAAGGGGTTGCACCAGTGATTATTTCTGCAAGCAGGTCTACTGATATACCTGCATTTTATTCCGAATGGTTCATTAATAGACTGAGGGAAGGATATGTTAAGTGGGTAAATCCTTTTAATAGAAAACCGCAGTATATTTCTTTTGATAAGGCCCGTTTAATTGTATTTTGGACAAAAGATGCTCAGCCTATAATTGCACATCTTAAGGAGATTAATGATATAGGTATTAACTATTATTTTTTATTTACTTTAAATGATTATGAAAGAGAAGGGCTTGAACCGAAAGTAAGAAGGTTGGATAAAAGAATAGACACTTTTAAGTATCTGTCAGAAGAGATAGGAAAAGATAAAGTAGTTTGGAGATTTGATCCGTTAATATTAACAGATAAAATTACTGTTGAAGTCTTATTGGATAAGATATATAAAGTAGGAAACCAAATTGCAGATTATACAAATAAACTTGTAATCAGTTTTGTTGATATTTCAGCATATAGGAGAGTAGAAAGTAATCTAAATAAAAATGGTATTAATTATAAAGAATTCATTCAAGAAACAATGGAAGCAATAGCAGAAGGATTGAATGAAATTAATAGAAGTTGGGGACTAGAAATAGCAACTTGTTCAGAGGATATTGATTTAAGTAGATACAATATTAAAAAGAATAAGTGCATTGATGATGATTTAATGATTAAAGTATTTTCACAGGACAAAAAGTTAATGAACTTTTTAGGTTATAATAATAGTGATGTTGATTCTAACTTTAAAGAAATAACCCTATTTGATTTAATTGAGGAAGAAGATAAGAAGATTTTAGAAAGAAGTACAAATAACAGTTTTGATAAATCAAGAAAGTTAAAGGATAAAGGTCAACGTGAATCTTGTGGTTGTATAATAAGCAAAGATATTGGACAGTATGATACTTGTAGTCACCAGTGCATTTATTGTTATGCTAATAGTTCACCACAGATTGGCTCCAATAATTATTATAAATATCTAAAAACTGATAGAAATGGAGAATCAATACTTTTATAA